The following coding sequences lie in one Stigmatopora argus isolate UIUO_Sarg chromosome 5, RoL_Sarg_1.0, whole genome shotgun sequence genomic window:
- the ank1a gene encoding ankyrin-1a isoform X2, whose product MAQAAKHLRKNKDLEALAEQERKEKEEEKVKKRSRSRDKKRKAHAVHRWLIDQDSSVSSEMPDGQGVWLYDDEADAGNSFLRAARSGNLDKALEHIKNGIDINTANQNGLNGLHLASKEGHVKMVLELLHNGIVLETTTKKGNTALHIAALAGQEQVVTELVNYGADVNAQSQLGVCICNFLSCWCFWLLFCVFSCVGVCVCIFLRQKGFTPLYMAAQENHLEVVKFLLENGANQSIPTEDGFTPLAVALQQGHENIVALLINYGTKGKVRLPALHISARNDDTRTAAVLLQNDPNPDVLSKTGFTPLHIAAHYENLNVAQLLLNRGANVNFTPKNGITPLHIASRRGNVIMVRLLLDRGAQIDAKTKDELTPLHCAARNGHVRIIEILLDNGAPIQAKTKNGLSPIHMSAQGDHVDCVKQLLQYNADIDDVTLDHLTPLHVAAHCGHHRMAKALLDKGAKPNSRALNGFTPLHIACKKNHMRVMDLLLKHAASLEAVTESGLTPLHVTSFMGHLNIVKILLQKGASPSASNVKVETPLHMASRAGHFEVAEFLLQNAASVDAKAKDDQTPLHCASRMGHKQIVKLLLEHKAKPNSTTTAGHTPLHIAAREGHAQTVRILLDMEAQQTKMTKKGFTPLHVASKYGKVDVAELLLERGANPNAAGKNGLTPLHVAVHHNNLDVVNLLVSKGGSPHSAARNGYTALHIASKQNQIEVANSLLQSGASANAESLQGVTPLHLASQEGRPDMVSLLLSKQANVNLGNKSGLTPLHLVAQEGHVGIADILVKQGASVYAATRMGYTPLHVACHYGNIKMVKFLLQQQANVNSKTRLGYTPLHQAAQQGHTDIVTLLLKHGAQPNETTTNGTSALAIAKRLGYISVIDVLKLVTDETVSMTTTEKHRMSFPETVDEILDVSEDEGLAQLTLGEELLGTEGARYMKMDDMKDHDDDFLSPKKSLENYSPAIPRIPRVSPETVMLKEHELDQHTPLPLPKEYDDDSLIPSSPATETSDNVSPVASPIHTGFLVSFMVDARGGSMRGSRHNGLRVIIPPRTCAAPTRITCRLVKPQKLTSPPPLVEGEGLASRIISLGPAGMQFLGPVIVEIPHFAALGRGDRELVVLRSENGNVWKEHRNRYGDEVLETILNGMDEDLESQEELVKKRIRRIISTDFPLYFAVVSRVQQESDLIGPEGGSLMSKLVPLVQATFPETAVTKRVRLGLQAQPVPDELVAKLLGSQANFSPVVTVEPRRRKFHRPIGLRIPLPPSWRESPRDSGEGDTTSLRLLCSVIGGTAAAQWEDITGTTKLAYANQCASFTTNVSARFWLADCPRTAESVSFANVLYKELSAVPYMAKFVVFAKMNELREGRLRCYCMTDDKMDKTLEQHENFTEVARSRDIEVMEGMPLHLECSGNLVPVRKAAQQPRCFSFQAFRDNRLPVSVKVRDSSKEHTGFLSFLRKTTKYEDCQHVLCNLNITMPPCIKIIGSEDRRRTLTPLALRERYSALNEPAMASMSAMERTELKMAVIAEQLGLSWAELARELQLSVDDINKIRVENPNSLLDQSSALLNLWATREGKRAKMETLYVALKNIDRMDIVTLLEGQPAQDPRQGSRQLGKRHNEREHLSPAMTNGYGLAPDELLSPASMQYSLPSPLGAEPYWQEVSSLDCAPIATTEEDTLMEMADVQVWPCGNSPSLVPMEDSSLECSHADDSEGLLGLPFGSLGRPASRASGGGVAQSGSIEPEDDSEMGIDSLSTATPASLGGTIAGINLNGLNNGQGSEASSELSAVTSTTGGNGGRGGGGGGGGAGTEGSEEGLSLVTGQQRVYARLSESPGLTYVADRNGDRSSNGGNGGSSFISYMQEQTSPGWMANQPKTRQVIDTMISSCCNSMDGDQSHMSQEALLQPARDVHGNSEILRGHFRGAQPFDKGLGFQHRPAELRAWDDMRFKGQGDEAEDLPGEQVSEEQFTDEHGNIVTKKIVRKVVRRGKGEDGVQDVSGDGSLQDANELEVDAEQFMSYAILGRESSKPDTVDTVKKGAQIVKCASLRRVKQ is encoded by the exons GCCCACGCCGTGCATCGCTGGCTAATCGATCAGGACAGTAGTGTGAGCTCTGAGATGCCGGATGGCCAAGGAGTATGGCTCTATGATGATGAA GCAGATGCTGGCAACAGTTTTCTCCGAGCGGCTCGGTCTGGCAACCTGGACAAGGCCCTGGAACACATTAAGAATGGCATTGACATAAATACAGCCAATCAG AATGGGCTCAATGGGCTTCACCTGGCCTCGAAAGAAGGCCACGTCAAGATGGTGCTTGAATTACTTCACAACGGAATTGTACTGGAGACCACGACTAAG AAAGGAAACACGGCCCTGCACATTGCAGCCCTGGCCGGGCAGGAGCAGGTGGTCACAGAGCTGGTTAACTACGGGGCCGACGTTAACGCTCAGTCGCAG CTTGGTGTTTGTATCTGTAACTTTCTATCTTGTTGGTGCTTTTGGCTTCTCTTCTGTGTGTTTTCGTgcgtgggtgtgtgcgtgtgtatatttCTGAGACAGAAGGGTTTCACTCCACTCTACATGGCTGCACAAGAAAACCATCTAGAGGTTGTGAAGTTTCTTCTGGAGAACGGGGCTAATCAAAGCATTCCGACCGAG GATGGATTCACTCCACTGGCTGTGGCTTTACAACAGGGCCATGAAAATATCGTAGCCCTGCTCATCAACTACGGGACCAAAGGGAAAGTCCGTCTCCCTGCACTTCACATTTCAGCGCGCAATGACGATACACGCACAGCTGCAGTGCTTCTGCAAAATGACCCAAACCCAGATGTGCTCAGCAAG ACTGGATTCACACCACTCCACATTGCTGCACACTATGAAAACCTGAATGTTGCTCAACTACTTCTCAACAGAGGAGCCAATGTCAATTTCACCCCAAAG AACGGCATCACACCTCTGCACATTGCATCCAGACGGGGGAATGTGATCATGGTCCGACTCCTCTTGGATAGAGGGGCGCAAATCGATGCCAAAACCAAG GATGAGCTCACTCCTCTGCACTGTGCAGCCAGAAACGGTCACGTCAGAATAATAGAAATTCTTCTTGACAATGGTGCCCCCATTCAGGCTAAAACCAAG AATGGTCTATCTCCAATCCACATGTCAGCTCAGGGGGACCACGTAGACTGTGTCAAGCAGCTGTTACAGTATAATGCAGACATTGATGATGTCACGTTGGACCACCTGACACCTCTACACGTGGCTGCGCATTGTGGACACCACAGAATGGCAAAAGCTCTGTTGGACAAGGGCGCCAAACCCAACTCGAGAGCACTG AATGGCTTCACTCCTTTGCACATTGCTTGTAAAAAGAACCATATGCGTGTGATGGATCTGTTGCTTAAACATGCAGCATCGCTAGAGGCTGTGACTGAG TCTGGCTTGACACCCTTACATGTGACATCTTTCATGGGCCACCTCAACATTGTGAAGATCCTGCTGCAGAAAGGAGCTTCTCCCAGCGCTTCTAATGTG AAAGTTGAAACCCCCCTCCATATGGCATCGCGGGCAGGACACTTTGAGGTGGCCGAGTTTTTATTACAGAATGCTGCCTCAGTGGATGCAAAAGCCAAG GATGACCAAACTCCCCTTCATTGTGCTTCTCGAATGGGCCACAAGCAGATAGTGAAACTGCTGTTAGAGCACAAAGCCAAACCAAACTCCACAACCACAGCAGGACACACGCCTCTTCACATCGCTGCCCGGGAGGGCCATGCGCAAACCGTGCGCATCCTTCTGGATATGGAAGCACAGCAGACTAAAATGACCAAG AAAGGCTTTACACCGCTTCATGTGGCTTCCAAGTATGGAAAGGTAGATGTGGCTGAGCTCTTGTTGGAGCGAGGAGCTAACCCCAATGCTGCCGGGAAG AATGGTCTGACTCCACTGCATGTCGCTGTGCATCACAACAACCTGGATGTTGTCAACCTGCTTGTCAGCAAAGGAGGTTCCCCACACAGTGCAGCCCGG AATGGCTACACCGCATTGCACATTGCGTCCAAGCAGAATCAGATAGAGGTGGCAAACAGCCTGTTGCAGAGCGGAGCTTCGGCCAATGCCGAGTCTCTACAGGGCGTGACGCCTCTCCACCTGGCTTCTCAGGAAGGAAGGCCTGACATGGTCTCTCTGCTCCTTTCCAAGCAAGCGAATGTCAACCTTGGCAACAAG AGTGGACTGACACCACTCCATCTTGTGGCACAGGAAGGACACGTTGGCATTGCTGACATTTTAGTCAAGCAAGGAGCGTCAGTCTATGCAGCCACACGG ATGGGCTACACACCTCTCCATGTAGCATGTCACTATGGCAACATCAAGATGGTGAAGTTTCTGCTGCAGCAACAGGCCAACGTCAACAGCAAAACACGG CTTGGTTACACGCCACTGCACCAGGCTGCTCAGCAAGGACACACAGACATTGTCACGCTGCTTCTGAAGCACGGAGCGCAGCCTAACGAGACGACAACG aatgggACGTCAGCGCTTGCCATTGCCAAGAGGCTGGGCTACATCTCTGTGATTGACGTGCTCAAGCTTGTGACTGACGAGACTGTTTCCATG ACCACTACAGAGAAACACCGTATGAGTTTCCCAGAAACAGTGGACGAGATACTGGATGTATCTGAGGACGAAG gactTGCCCAGCTAACTTTAG GAGAGGAGCTCCTGGGGACAGAAGGTGCCAGGTACATGAAGATGGATGACATGAAAGACCATGATGACGATTTCCTCTCCCCCAAGAAATCACTGGA AAATTACTCTCCCGCCATTCCAAGGATTCCCCGTGTTTCTCCCGAGACGGTCATGCTGAAAGAACACGAGTTAGATCAG cACACCCCACTTCCACTGCCAAAAGAGTACGACGATGACTCTCTGATCCCCAGCAGCCCGGCAACTGAGACATCAGACAATGTCAGCCCAGTCGCCAGCCCCATACACACAGG GTTTCTGGTCAGTTTTATGGTCGATGCACGCGGAGGCTCAATGCGAGGCAGTAGGCACAACGGACTGCGGGTCATCATCCCCCCAAGGacctgtgcggctcccacccgCATCACTTGTCGCCTGGTGAAGCCGCAGAAGCTTACGAGCCCGCCTCCACTTGTGGAAGGAGAGGGCCTGGCCAGCAGAATTATCTCCCTGGGTCCTGCTGGCATGCAGTTTCTTGG ACCAGTGATTGTGGAGATCCCCCACTTTGCTGCTCTGGGTCGTGGCGACCGCGAGCTTGTGGTGCTCCGGAGTGAGAATGGAAATGTGTGGAAGGAACATCGCAATCGATACGGTGACGAAGTTCTCGAGACGATCCTTAACGGGATGGATGAAG ATTTGGAAAGTCAGGAGGAACTCGTGAAGAAGAGAATTCGCCGCATCATTTCAACGGACTTTCCGCTGTATTTTGCCGTGGTTTCGCGAGTCCAGCAAGAGAGCGACCTGATTGGTCCTGAAGGAGGGTCATTGATGAGCAAGCTGGTGCCGCTGGTCCAGGCCACGTTTCCCGAGACGGCGGTCACCAAGCGAGTCCGTCTGGGGCTGCAG GCACAGCCTGTTCCAGATGAGTTGGTGGCCAAATTGCTAGGTAGCCAAGCCAACTTTAGCCCCGTGGTGACGGTGGAGCCTCGGCGACGGAAGTTCCACCGGCCCATCGGGCTCCGCATCCCCCTACCCCCATCCTGGCGGGAGAGTCCCCGAGACTCCGGGGAGGGGGACACCACTAGTCTACGCCTGCTTTGCTCTGTCATAG GTGGAACAGCTGCAGCCCAATGGGAAGACATCACTGGAACTACTAAACTTGCCTACGCGAATCAATGTGCCAGTTTCACAACCAATGTTTCTGCACG GTTCTGGCTCGCCGACTGTCCTCGTACAGCAGAGTCTGTCTCCTTTGCCAATGTGCTCTACAAAGAACTGTCAGCTGTACCTTACATGGCGAAGTTTGTGGTTTTCGCCAAGATGAATGAGTTGCGCGAAGGCCGTCTGCGCTGCTACTGCATGACTGACGATAAAATGGATAAAACATTGGAGCAGCACGAAAACTTTACAGAAGTGGCCCGGAGCAGGGACATCGAG GTGATGGAGGGAATGCCGCTCCACCTGGAATGTTCTGGCAATCTCGTACCGGTGCGGAAGGCAGCCCAGCAGCCTCGTTGCTTCAGCTTCCAGGCCTTTCGAGACAACAGACTTCCGGTCTCTGTTAAG GTGAGAGATAGCAGCAAAGAGCACACCGGCTTCCTGTCTTTCCTCCGCAAGACCACCAAGTATGAAGACTGCCAACATGTGCTGTGTAACCTCAACATTACCATGCCTCCATGCATCAAG ATTATTGGAAGTGAAGACCGCAGGAGAACTTTGACCCCGCTGGCTCTAAGAGAAAGATACAGTGCCCTGAATGAACCTGCCATgg CATCAATGAGCGCCATGGAGAGAACTGAGCTCAAAATGGCTGTGATTGCAGAACAACTGGGACTGAGCTGGGCTG AGTTGGCCCGTGAGCTTCAGCTGAGTGTGGATGACATCAATAAGATCCGTGTGGAGAATCCCAATTCCCTGCTGGATCAAAGTTCTGCTCTACTCAACTTGTGGGCGACACGTGAGGGCAAGAGAGCAAAAA TGGAAACCTTGTACGTGGCCCTGAAGAACATCGACCGCATGGACATAGTCACTCTGCTAGAGGGTCAACCAGCACAGGATCCCAGACAAGGTTCGCGCCAACTCGGCAAACGACATAATGAAAGAGAACACCTCTCTCCTGCTATGACCAATG GTTATGGGCTGGCGCCGGATGAGCTTCTGTCCCCGGCCTCCATGCAGTACAGCCTGCCCTCGCCTCTGGGTGCTGAGCCCTACTGGCAGGAGGTCTCCAGCCTGGACTGTGCGCCCATTGCCACCACGGAGGAGGACACCCTCATGGAGATGGCTGACGTGCAGGTGTGGCCCTGCGGTAATTCCCCCTCCCTAGTGCCCATGGAGGATTCCTCCCTGGAGTGTAGTCACGCAGACGACTCCGAGGGCCTGCTCGGGTTGCCCTTCGGAAGTCTGGGGCGGCCGGCCAGTCGGGCCAGCGGAGGGGGTGTCGCGCAGAGCGGCTCCATCGAACCCGAAGACGATTCGGAGATGGGCATCGACTCGCTTAGCACTGCCACGCCGGCGTCGCTCGGCGGCACCATTGCTGGTATCAATCTTAACGGACTGAACAATGGTCAGGGGTCAGAGGCCAGTTCGGAGTTATCGGCTGTCACTAGCACGACTGGTGGCAATGGAGgacgagggggaggaggaggaggaggaggagcagggaCTGAGGGCTCAGAGGAAGGCCTTTCTCTTGTTACAGGACAGCAAAGGGTATATGCCCGACTCAGTGAGTCACCTGGTCTCACCTATGTTGCAGATCGGAATGGCGACCG GTCATCTAATGGAGGAAATGGAGGCAGCTCGTTCATTTCATACATGCAGGAGCAGACAAGCCCAGGGTGGATGGCCAACCAACCCAAAACTAGACAGGTCATCGACACGATGATATCATCATGTTGCAACTCGATGGACGGAGATCAGTCCCATATGTCCCAGGAGGCTTTGCTCCAACCGGCGAGAGACGTGCACGGCAACTCTGAAATTTTACGAGGGCACTTCCGGGGTGCCCAGCCATTCGACAAGGGTTTGGGCTTCCAACACAGGCCGG